GCCGTGACTTTGTCGTCACGCTTTTGACCAGCCAGGAGATTCATATGAAAGGGCAAGTCGATTCCATCACCTACCAGCGGCACGGGAGGGCATCACGATGATGGCGCGGCCAGGGCTGTGGTGGTTCGGATCGCTGCATGTTGAACTGCGCGGGCCAGGGGCGTCCGCGGTGATTCGCGAACTGCAGCGGGCCGGCGTGGCGTTGTATGAAGTTCGGGTCGGATCCCGCACATGCAACCTCGTCATCTCCCTGCAGGATTTTCCTGCGCTCTATCGCGTCTGCAGACAAAACGGGGTGAAGCTGCGTTTTCTGGAGAAATCGGGGGCGCCGTTTTTTGCGCGTGCGCTGCTCCGTCGGAAATTCCTGCTGCTCGGACTGGGGCTGTTTGTCGCGCTCGTCTTCCTGTGGTCGTCGATGATTTGGCAAGTCACCGTGTCCGGTGTGGAAGGGGAAGATGTGCAGGCTGTCGTGCAGGCTGCCAGAGACAGTGGCTTGTACGTGGGCGCCTGGAAGCGCAACATCCCCGATGTCAACGCGGTACAGCAAGAGATGCTGGCCAAGCTGCCGGATGCGATTTGGGTTGGCGTACAGATTGAAGGGACCAAGGCACAGGTCAAGGTTGTAGAAAAAATCCCCGGCGTCACCGAGCGTTCGGAGCAGCCGCACAGTATTCTGGTCGCAAAACCCGGCGTAATTCGGCGCGTCATTGCGACGCGCGGGCAGGTGCTGGTTCACCCCGGACAAGCGGTGCAGCCTGGCCAAGTGGCGATTTCCGGCAGTCTTGGCCAAGGTACGCATCAAGTGGCGGCGAGCGGGAAAGTCCTTGCAGAAGTCTGGTACCAGTCCAAGGTGCAAATTCCGCTGCAGATTCAGCAGAACGAACTGACGGGCGAATCGGTCACGCGCACGTACCTCGACATCTTTGGTTTGTCCGTCCGGATTTGGGGCTGGGCAGAGCCGCGGTATCCGTCGGCGGTGGAGCGCGATGAGGTGACGTCCTGGGACATTGGCGACTGGGTCCTGCCCATTCAACTCAAGCGGGTGCAGGTGCAGCAGGCACAGCAGACCGCGTACGTCCGCTCGCTGGACGAAGCCCAGCAGGAGGCCGTTCGCATGGCGGCGCAGGACGTGAGGCGCCAGATGCAGCCCGGGGGGGTGATTCTCGGCCAGCGTGTTTTACAGCGACAAGTCTCGCGTGGTAAGCTATACGCAACGATTCTGACTCGAACGGAGGAAGACATCGGGACGGCTGGGCCCGTCGCGTCTCCTTCCGAACCAGGTGATGATTCGACCTGATGTCCTTCACGGACAACATTGCAAAAGGAGTGGGGCACCGGTTGACAAAGGACGAAGTAGTCCGCAAATGGGCATTTGCGAACAATGATGAAGCCATCGCGGTGCTCGGACCGAATGACGCCTTGCTTGGCTTGCTGGATGACGCGTATGAAGCCAAGGTGACCACCCGCGGGACGGAAGTCAGTTTTACCGGAACCGAATCGGAGACCGACCAGATGTACGCCATTGTCCGGGCAATTACGCAATTGTCCCAACTGGGCGTACATTTGTCTGAGGGCGATTATCGGTATGCGATTGACCTCGCGAAACGAGGGACGCTGGACGAGATGGCGTCCCTGTATGCGGCCGAAGTCGCCACGACCTATAAAGGCAAACCCGTGCGTGTGAAAACGCTGGGCCAGCGGCAGTATGTCGAAGCCATTCGCAAGCATGACATCGTGTTTGGGGTTGGACCGGCAGGAACCGGAAAGACCTACCTCGCCGTCGCGATGGCGGTGATGGCGCTGAAGAAAGGTGAAGTCAAGCGCATTCTCCTCACGCGGCCTGCGGTCGAAGCCGGCGAGAACCTCGGCTTTCTGCCAGGGGACCTGCAGGAGAAGGTCGATCCGTATCTGCGTCCGCTCTATGACGCGTTAAACGACGTGTACGGGTTGGAACAAGTCCAGCGCGCCAGGGAACGCGGGAATATTGAAATTGCGCCGCTCGCCTACATGCGGGGCCGGACGCTGGATGATTCGTTTGTCATTCTCGACGAAGCGCAAAATACAACCCCTGAGCAAATGAAAATGTTTTTGACCCGGCTCGGGTTTGGATCCAAAATGGTGATCACAGGTGACGTTACACAGATCGACTTGCCGACGGGACGGCAGTCGGGGTTGATTGAGGCCACGCGCATTTTGCGCGACATCCCCGAGATTGCGTTCCACTTTTTCACGGAGCAGGATGTCGTACGCCATCACTTGGTCCGCAAGATTATCGAGGCGTACGAAGGGGCCAATCAGCCGCAGGTGTACGTGTAAGCGCCCAAGCGATGCGCACGCGCACACGTTGGCGTGTCGTCGCAGGAATGAGCTGTCTCGGACAGCTTCACAAGGGGATATACAGAGATGTTTTCCAGATGGACACAGTTCTTGCGCCAGTGGATCGACGACCCGCGGTTTCGGGAGAATCAGCGGGTGCGCCTGGGAATTTATATAGGACTTGGCGTCGCGATGTTTCTGCTGCTGCTGGGGAGTGTCCTGCCGCCTCGCTATCAGTTCACGGTCGGGCAAACCAGTCCGGTGACCATTGTCGCGCCCATCACAGCCGTGGACACGGTGGCAACCAAAGAGGCCCAGGAAGCTGCAGCAAACCGCGTCCAGCCCCAGTATACCCAGTCTGCCTCGGTTGAAACGAAGGCACTGCAGACTTTGGATAGTCTTTTTCAAACAGCGTCTCAGCTGGCCGGCGACAAGAACCTGACGTTGTCTGAAAAGCTGGCGACGCTCACCGCGAGCGCACCAAAGGGTGTTTCGTCGAGCACATTGCAGCCTTTGCTGACGATGAGCCCCCAGCAAGTCGAAGTGGTACAGAGCGTGTCTGAGCGGATTGTCCGGGACTTGCTGGGTGCGCCGTTTTACAAGGAATCGCTGCAGGAGGCGCAGCTGCTTGTCGACCAGCAAATCGTCAAGTACGATCTCGGCCGTCAGTCCAGTTTGATTGTCCAGGACCTGGTGGTCAGTGTGCTGCAGCCGAACATGATTTACAACCAGGCGGCGACGGAGGCGGCGAAAAAGGCGGCGGAGCGTTCTGTCGGGGATGTGTACATCCATCAGGGGGATGTCATCGTTCCAAAGAACGGGGTGGTTACGCAAAGCGTGATCGACCGGATGAAGGACGTCGGATTGTACGGCAACCAGCACGACTATGGGATGGTGCTGGGCTTTATGGCGTTTGTCCTCATCTCGATTGGGTCGCTGGCTGCGTATATCGAGCGGCGGCCGCCGCGGCGCCGGCTCGACAACTTGATGCTGCTGGTGACAGCCCTGGTGCTGCTGTTGATGGGCATTATGATCAGCGTCACCAAAGACTTCATGACCGCGGGTGCGCCGACGTCGGCGGCGTACCTCGAACCGGTCGCGGTGGGGTCAATGCTGCTCGCCGTGCTGACGGATTCGTCGCTGGCTGTGGTCGCATCGTTCTTTGTGTCGCTGTGGTTTGGGGCCGCGCTTGGATTTAACTACTGGTACGCGTTCATCGGGTTTTTGAGTGCGCTGGTGGGCGCCTACAGCGTGGCCAAGGTGACGCACCGCGGGACGTTCATGCGCGCCGGCTTTTTGGTGGCGGGTATCAATTTGTTGTCTATCCTTGCCATGCACCTGCTGCAAGCGGATAATAGCGCAGATTTTCGGTCGTTTTCGCTGCACGCGGGGCTCGGGTTGCTCAACGGCGTCCTGTGCGCCGTGTTGACGATGGGCATCCTGCCGTTTTTTGAAAGTGCGTTTGGACTCTTGACGGCGATTCGTCTGCTCGAACTGTCGAATCCGAACAACCCGCTGCTGCGCAAAGTGCTGCTGGAAGCGCCAGGAACGTATCACCACAGCCTGATTGTGGGCAATCTGGCCGAAGCCGCAGCGGAAATCGTCGGGGCCGACCCGCTCATCTGCCGCGTCGGCGCGTACTACCACGACGTTGGCAAGACGCGGCGCCCGTTGTTCTTCGTGGAGAACCAGATGACCAAGGAAAACCCGCACGAGAAAATCGCGCCGAGCTTGAGTCATCTCATCATTACCTCACACGTGTCGGACGGACTGGAAATGCTGCAGAAGGCCGGGCTGCCCAAACCGATTCGCGACATTTGCGCGACGCATCACGGGACGACCATTCTTTGGTATTTTTACAACAAGGCCAAGGAGCAGGATAAGAACGGGGTCGTCAAAATTGATGATTTCCGCTACCCGGGTCCGAAACCGAAAACGCGGGAGTGCGCGATTGTCATGATTTGCGATGCCGTGGAAGCGGCGGTGCGGAGCATGTCCAAGCCGACCCCCAACCGGGTGGAGGGCGTGATCAGAAAAATTATTCGCGACCGCCTGCAGGACGGTCAATTGGACGAGTGTGACTTGACGTTGCAGGACCTTGACGTCATGGTGCCAGCGTTCATGAAGACGTTGAAGGGGATTTATCACGCACGTATCGAATACCCCGATCCGGACAAGATCCGAAAGGAGATTGCGAAGTGAAACCCGATTTGATCGTTGGCGTGGACGTGCGCGTCGAAGACGCGCCGCCTGCGGTGACCGACGAAGCGTTTGTCACGCGCGTTCTGGCGGCGGCCGCGGCACGCATCGAGGTGTCAGGTGAGGTATCTGTGTCCTTTGTGTCAGACGAAGAGATTCACGAACTGAACCGCACCTACCGCAATGTGGACAGGCCTACAGATGTGCTGAGTTTTGCCATGGAAGAAGAAGAATTTGCACCCGGGCTGCGGGTGCTCGGCGATATTGTCGTGAGCCTGCCGACGGCGCGCCGGCAGGCGGAAGCGTACGGGCATGGGCTCGAGCGGGAGGTCGCTTTTCTCTTGGTGCACGGGTTTCTTCATCTCAATGGGTACGATCACGAAACCGAAGCGGACGAAGAGCGGATGTTTGCGTTACAGGAAGAGGTCCTGGCGGACGTCGGGCTGACCCGATGACGGAAGTGGCCCGGTTTTTTCGAGCGTTTCGATACGCCGGGCAAGGGGTATCCAGAACCTTGCGCATGGAACGCAACATGAAAGTGCACTTCGCGGCGGCCCTGTGTGTCATGGTCTTCAACTTGATTGTGCGGCCGGCGCTGTTGTTCGTCATGCTCGACGTACTCGCTTGCACCGTGGTGATTTCGGCAGAGCTTGTCAATACCGCACTGGAAGCGCTCGCCAATCACCTCGCCGCGGGCCGGCAGCTGCGCGCCATCCAGGTGGCGAAGGATGCAGCCGCCGGCAGCGTGCTGCTGCTCGCGGCTGGCGCGCTGGTCGTGGGTGTTTACGTGGGGTGGCAAACATGGCCGTGGCAGTGGCGGTTGTTGACGATGCAGCACGCAGCAGGCATGGTCGTAACACTGTGCGCGTTGGTCCTCCTGTTGTGGGCGGTGGCCGGTGCGATATTTGCAAAAGACTCGATTCGTCAGGAGGCGGTTCAGTAATGGCAAATGGGGGCAAGGCACCTCAGAAAATCAAGTATCGGTCGGGGTTTGCGGCAATCGTTGGGCGCCCGAACGTCGGGAAGTCCACCTTGCTCAACGCCTTGATTGGTCGGAAAGTTGCGATTATGTCGAACCGTCCCCAGACGACGCGAAATCGAATCCACGGGGTCCTGACGACGGACGAGGCGCAGTTGATATTTATCGACACGCCTGGTCTCCACAAGCCGCATCACAAGCTTGGGGAGCTGATGGTGACCGCGGCGGAGAACGCGTTGAAAGAAGTGGACGTGGTGCTGGTGGTGTGCGATGCTACCGAGAACCGCCCCGATTTGGACCGGCCCGTGATTGACCGCCTGCGGGACGTGCAAACCCCCGTCTACCTCGTTATCAACAAGGTCGACGCAGTGCCCAAACCAGAATTGCTTAAGTTCATTGACACGTACCGCACGCTCTACCCATTCCAGGAGATTGTCCCCGTGAGTGCGCGCAAGGGTACGCAGCTGGAGGCGTTGAAGCAGCTGATTCTCGAACAGATGCCCGAAGGGCCCAAGTATTACCCGGACGACATGGTGACCGACCATCCGGAGCAGTTCATCATCGCGGAAGTCATTCGGGAGAAGGTGCTGCACCTGACGCGGGAAGAAGTGCCGCACTCGGTGATGGTGGAGATTGAGCAGCTGGAACGCCGCGATCCCGGCGGGATTTTGTACGTCGGCGCCGTGATCTACACAGAGCGCAACAGCCAGAAGGGGATTTTGATTGGCAAGCGCGGCGCCATGCTGAAGCAGGTCGGACAGTTGGCCCGTCAGGAGCTGGAGGCGCTGCTCGGCTCAAAAATTTACATGGAGTTGTGGGTGAAGGTGAAAAAGGACTGGCGCAATGAACCGGGTTGGCTGAGACGCTTCGGCTTTGAAGAGCGCGACTAGGCACAAGGCTGGTAAACGATGCATAGTATAAGCCGATATGGCGGCGGCAACCTAATCGTGAGGCACCTCAATCGCGCAGCTAAAGGGAACTCTCAAGAGGAGGTTGATTTGGTTGCGGGACTTTTCTTGGAGATACTTCACGTTGACCGGTGACATTGGCGCTTACTTGTTGTATAAAAAGCATGAACAGGTCGCTCGGGCTCTGAAGGGAGCCGTTCGCAAGGGGTCATAGCCGGCGGCTGATGGAGCGCCGTACACCGAAGAAGGTGTCCACAAACTCGAAGACGGAGACGAAGCGAACTTGATTTATAACACAGAAGCGGTCGTCATTCGGTCGATCGCGTACGGCGAAACGCATGCGATTGTCACCTTGCTGACACCAAACGGAACAGTGGCTGCGATGGCGCGGGGTGCCAAAAAGCCGCAAAGCCGTCTGGCAGCTGGTGTCCAACTGTTTGTGAAGGGAATGTATACGCTGTATCAGAACCGCGGGATGGGCAGTCTCAACCAGGTCGAAATCCTGGATGCCAGGCGGCCCTTGCGCGAAAATCTTGACCTGGCGGCTTATGCCGCCTATTTTTGTGAACTGGTGCACGCGGTCGCGGAAGAACGCCCGCATGGTTCGCATGCGGTGTACACGCAGTTCGAGGGTGCACTTCAGCGGCTGCTGGCCGAGCCGGCCATGGCCGGCGTATTTGCGCGGGTGTGGGAGGCCAAGGTGCTGCGGATGAGTGGTGCCAGTCCAGATTGGACACGCTGTGTGCGATGCACCCAGCCCCTGGAAGGGACCGTCGGCTACAGCAGCACGGAGGGCGGGTTTCTCTGTCAGCGCTGCCAAGCGGCAGATGAGGCCGTTGGTGTGCGAAGCCGGCTCATTCCAGCAAGTCCGGCGCTGCCCCGCGCGCTGGAGAGCTTCAGCCGGGTCCCGTGGGAGCGGCTCGGTCAGATTCGGCTGTCGGAAGCAAGCCGGCGCACGCTGAATGAAATTCTGCGCGCTCAGCTGCTGGACTTTGCGGGATTATCCCTCAAGTCTCGTACGATTCTCGAAAGCATCACCAACGAATAACGGAACATCGTTCACGACAAAACAGGTGAAAACACCGTTTGAATGCTATATACTATTTATGAAAACCAGCTATATAGTATGGCACATTTCGGGCGGTGAAGAAAATCGAACTGTCGAAGCGCCAAGAAACCATTCTCGAGATTGTTAAACGAAAGGGCCCTATTACAGGCGAACAGATTGCGGAACAGTTGTCGCTGACGCGGGCCACGCTGCGGCCCGACCTGGCGATTCTGACCATGGCCGGGTTTCTCGATGCACGGCCGCGCGTCGGCTACTTTTACAGCGGCAAGAAGAACGCCGACTTGTTCGGGGAAAGCCTGCGCAAACTGCGGGTCCGCGATTATAAATCGGTTCCGACGGTGATTGAGGAAACCAGCTCCGCGTACGACGCCGTCGTGACGCTCTTTACGGAAGACGTCGGCACGTTGATTGTGGTGCGCAGCGGGCAGCTGGTCGGTGTCGTCTCGCGAAAGGATTTATTGAAGGTGGCCATCGGCGGGAACGACATTCACAAGGTTCCGGTCAGTCTCGTCATGACGCGAACCCCGAACGTCGTCACTGTGGATGTGGATGCTTCGCTGTACGATGCGGCCGTGCTGATGATGCGGCACGAGGTGGACTCGCTGCCGGTCGTGCGAGACAGCGGAAACGAGGTGGTGGGACGGGTGTCGAAAACGACCATCACCCGCGCATTTGTGGAACTTGGCCAATACCGGGACGTATGACGGGACCATGCCGGAGGGGGACGAAGGGACTGTGACCATGCCGATTGTGTACATCGTATCAGATTCTGTTGGAGAGACGGCCGAATTTGTGGCCCGCGCTGCCGCCAGTCAGTTTGACGGCGGCCAGGTCGACCTGCGGCGCGTTTCGCATGTCCATGAGACGTCTGTCATTGATGAGACGGTACAAAGCGCCAAGGAAGAGGGTGCGCTCATCGCGTTCACCCTGGTGCTGCCAGAACTGCGGGCGTACCTGACGGCGGCAGCCGGCGAAGCCGGGGTTCGCACCGTAGACATCATGGGTCCGATGATTGACGCACTCGAGGACTTGATCGGGCAGCCCCCACATGGGAAACCAGGCCTGGTTCACCAGTTGGACGAAGAGTATTTTCGCCGGGTGGAAGCCATTGAGTTCGCTGTCAAGTACGACGACGGTCGTGATCCGCGGGGATTGACCCGAGCCGACATCATCTTGGTCGGCGTCTCCCGCACGTCGAAAACCCCGCTCAGCATGTACCTGGCGCACCGGCGGATGCGCGTCGCCAACGTGCCGCTCGTGCCGGAGGTTCAGCCCCCGGATGAGTTGTTCCAATTGAAAGACAAGCGAAAAATTGTCGGCCTGACCATTCGCCCGGAGAAGCTGAACTTGATTCGACAGGAGCGCTTAAAAGCGTTGGGCCTCACCCCGCAGGCGAGTTACGCGAGCTACGAACGAATCTCTTCCGAGCTGGAGTATGCAGAGGAAATCATGCGCCGGCTGAATTGTCCCGTGATTGATGTGAGCGACCGAGCGGTGGAGGAAACCGCCGGGATCATCCTGGAGATTGTGGCGCGAAAGGGGCGGCAGGCATGAGTCAGTGGGTATATCCGTTTGAGACGGGCCGGGCGGCAGACAAGATGCTGCTGGGCGGCAAGGGTGCCAACCTGGCGGAGATGACGCGGGCGGGACTGCCTGTGCCGCCGGGCTTCACCATTGGCACGCCGGCCTGCCACGCGTTTTACGAACAAGGCGGTGCGCTCAGTGCAGAGATGTGGTCGGAAATCGAGACAGCGGTCCACCATCTGGAGGAAGCTGCCGGAAAGCAATTTGGGGGCGCAGACAATCCGCTGCTCGTGTCGGTTCGCTCCGGCGCGCCAATTTCCATGCCCGGGATGATGGATACCGTGCTGAACCTGGGGTTGAATGACGAGACGGTTCAAGGCCTGGCAAGACGCACGCAGAACGAGCGGTTTGCTTACGACTGTTACCGCCGGTTCATTCAGATGTTCGGCGACGTGGTGCTTGGTTTGCCGCACTACCAGTTTGAGCAGGTGCTGGATGACGTGAAGGACTCCGTTGGGGTCAAGGATGACCAGCAGATGCGGGCCGAAGACTGGCAAAAGCTCATCGCGCGCTTTCGGAAGCTGGTCGAGCGGGAGACGGGGCGGCCCTTTCCGCAAAACCCGTATGAGCAGCTGCGCATGGCGATTGAGGCGGTTTTCCGGTCCTGGAACAATCAGCGCGCCATCGTCTACCGCAAAATTCATAAAATCTCAGATGAACTGGGCACAGCAGTGAACGTGCAGAGCATGGTGTTCGGCAATATGGGCGAGGACTCGGGCACCGGGGTGGCGTTCACACGCAACCCGTCGACCGGCGAGCCCGGTGTGTTCGGCGAGTACCTGACCAACGCACAAGGCGAAGATGTCGTGGCGGGCATTCGGACGCCCAAGCCCATCGCCCAGCTCGCCGACGAGATGCCTGCGATTTACAACCAGTTCCTGCAAGTCTGCGACCAGCTGGAACGTCACTACAAGGACGTACAGGACATCGAGTTTACCGTCGAACAAGGGCGCCTCTACCTGCTGCAGACGCGCAGCGCCAAACGCACCGCGGAGGCGGCCGTGCGGATTGCCGTCGCGCTGGTGAACGAGGGGTTGATTGACCAGAAAACGGCGTTGACCCGTGTCGATCCCGACCAGATTGACCAGCTCCTGCACCCGCGCATTGACCCAGACCACGAGGTTGACGTGCTGGCGACCGGTTTGCCGGCGTCTCCTGGGGCGGCGTCTGGGAAAATCGTACTCAGCGCGGACGACGCAGAGGCACGGGCCAAGGCGGGCGAAAAGGTGCTGCTGGTGCGAACGGAAACGACGCCGGAGGACATTCACGGCATTCTGGCAGCCGAAGGGATTTTGACCAGCCGCGGCGGCATGACCAGTCACGCGGCGGTCGTCGCCCGCGGGATGGGCAAGCCGTGTGTGTGCGGCTGCGACGCGCTGCAAATCAACATGCGGACCAAGACGGTTCAAATCGGATCGCATACGTTTCGGGAAGGCGACGTGATTTCCATCGACGGTGCTACCGGGCGCGTGCTGCGCGGCGAGGTGGCGCATGTCCGCCCGGAGCTGTCGGAGGACTTCCGAACGCTGCTCGGCTGGGCGGACGAAGTGCGCAGGCTCGAGGTGCGGGCGAACGCCGACAACCCGGAAGACGCCGAAAAAGCCCGTGCGTTCGGTGCACAGGGCATCGGGTTGTGCCGCACAGAGCATATGTTCATGGCACCTGAGCGTGTTCCGGTGGTGCAGTCGATGATTCTGGCGAAGACGCTGGAGGAGCGAAACGCGGCGCTGGCGCGGCTGCTGCCGATGCAGCAAGGCGACTTTTATGGAATTTTGAAGGCCATGGACGGGCTGCCCGTGACCATTCGTCTGCTCGATCCGCCGCTTCATGAGTTTTTGCCGAACCTCGAGCAACTCGTCGCGCACCAGGCGGCTTTGCAGACCAAGCTTCAGTATGTGTCCGGGCTTGAGGCCGAGCAAACCCAGCAGGAGCTGGAAGACGTCAGCGCCCTGCTGGGTCAAGTGCGGCAGCTGCACGAGTTGAACCCGATGCTGGGACACCGCGGGTGTCGCTTAGGGGTGACGTTCCCGGAAGTTTATGAAATGCAGGCCAGGGCCATTTTTCAGGCGGCCGTTCAGCTGCTTCGGGAGGGCCATCAGCCGCGGCCGGAGGTGATGATTCCGCTTGTGGGGCATCGGGAGGAACTGCGGCGCATGAAGGAACTTGTGCAGCGCGTGGCGGCAGCTGTCGCGGAGGAGACCGGGGTAACCGTTCCGTGCATCGTGGGCACGATGATTGAAGTGCCGCGGGCAGCTGTGACAGCGGATGAAATTGCGCAGGAAGCCGAATTTTTCTCGTTTGGCACAAATGATTTGACACAGACCACCTTCGGGTTCAGCCGCGATGACGCGGAAGGGAAGTTCTTGCACCACTACACGGCGGAAAAGATTTTACCGGAGAATCCGTTTGCGGTTCTGGATGAGTCCGGTGTTGGAAAGCTGATTCATCTGGCTGCCGAACTGGGGCGGGGCGTCAATCCGGCGCTGAAGCTGGGCATCTGTGGGGAGCACGGCGGGGAGAAAAATTCCATTCGCTTTTGCCACGAGCAAGGCCTTCATTATGTCAGCTGCTCGCCGTTCCGGGTCCCCTTGGCCCGGCTGGCGGCTGCGCAGGCTGCCGTTGCGGGCTAGGACCCCTCGGCCCTCGTACACATAAGTACGAGGGCCGTGCCATATGAATGGAATGCGGGGACATTGGCTCGGGCGGAAGCGGGAAGCGTTACGGCGTGCATGCTGTGGGCATGCGGATTCTGAAACCCCTTCAAAATTGTAAGGATAATTTTGTATGACCCCGTCGATACTAGGGACTGACAAGAAGGTTGCCTGATTCGGCAGGTACCGTCCTGAGGAATGTCCGGTTTCCCGCGCCGTGCTTGGCACAGGTGCGGGCTTTCGTCACGAAGATGTCGCTTCTTGACGAACGACCTCTACGCATTTTCATGTCAAAGGAGGAAAACGGACGCACATTGTAGAATAAAACATACAGTGTTCAACGAACGATGAACCAGTTGTCCATCCATCACTGAAGTCCCAAGTGGGTGGAAGAGGGTGGTTGTTTGGCGAGAATTGACGATTCGTTCGTTGAAGAGGTCCGTCGACGTACGGACATTGTGGACGTAATATCGGAATACGTCCAGCTCCGGCGCAGTGGGCGGTCTTTCATTGGGCTGTGTCCGTTCCATAATGAACGCACACCTTCTTTTTCTGTCTCTGCAGACCGACAGATGTACTACTGTTTCGGCTGTGGCGCAGGGGGCACAGTCATCCGCTTTTTAATGGACATTGAAGGCCTGGCGTTTCAGGATGCCATCGTTCGTCTAGCGGAACGGGCGAACCTGTCAGTGCCGTTTACTGTGCCCGAACAGGAATCCAAGGGTTCCTCGCGTATCCAACGCATGAAGGAAGCACACGAGCTGGCGTCAAAATTGTTTAACTATATTCTAATGAATACCGATGCCGGTGTGCAAGCCCTGTCTTATGTAAAACGCCGAGGAT
Above is a genomic segment from Alicyclobacillus cycloheptanicus containing:
- the ppdK gene encoding pyruvate, phosphate dikinase, with protein sequence MSQWVYPFETGRAADKMLLGGKGANLAEMTRAGLPVPPGFTIGTPACHAFYEQGGALSAEMWSEIETAVHHLEEAAGKQFGGADNPLLVSVRSGAPISMPGMMDTVLNLGLNDETVQGLARRTQNERFAYDCYRRFIQMFGDVVLGLPHYQFEQVLDDVKDSVGVKDDQQMRAEDWQKLIARFRKLVERETGRPFPQNPYEQLRMAIEAVFRSWNNQRAIVYRKIHKISDELGTAVNVQSMVFGNMGEDSGTGVAFTRNPSTGEPGVFGEYLTNAQGEDVVAGIRTPKPIAQLADEMPAIYNQFLQVCDQLERHYKDVQDIEFTVEQGRLYLLQTRSAKRTAEAAVRIAVALVNEGLIDQKTALTRVDPDQIDQLLHPRIDPDHEVDVLATGLPASPGAASGKIVLSADDAEARAKAGEKVLLVRTETTPEDIHGILAAEGILTSRGGMTSHAAVVARGMGKPCVCGCDALQINMRTKTVQIGSHTFREGDVISIDGATGRVLRGEVAHVRPELSEDFRTLLGWADEVRRLEVRANADNPEDAEKARAFGAQGIGLCRTEHMFMAPERVPVVQSMILAKTLEERNAALARLLPMQQGDFYGILKAMDGLPVTIRLLDPPLHEFLPNLEQLVAHQAALQTKLQYVSGLEAEQTQQELEDVSALLGQVRQLHELNPMLGHRGCRLGVTFPEVYEMQARAIFQAAVQLLREGHQPRPEVMIPLVGHREELRRMKELVQRVAAAVAEETGVTVPCIVGTMIEVPRAAVTADEIAQEAEFFSFGTNDLTQTTFGFSRDDAEGKFLHHYTAEKILPENPFAVLDESGVGKLIHLAAELGRGVNPALKLGICGEHGGEKNSIRFCHEQGLHYVSCSPFRVPLARLAAAQAAVAG